The Cytobacillus firmus genome segment AGGTTACCCCACCGACTTCGGGTGTTACAAACTCTCGTGGTGTGACGGGCGGTGTGTACAAGGCCCGGGAACGTATTCACCGCGGCATGCTGATCCGCGATTACTAGCGATTCCGGCTTCATGCAGGCGAGTTGCAGCCTGCAATCCGAACTGAGAATGGTTTTATGGGATTCGCTTAACCTCGCGGTTTTGCAGCCCTTTGTACCATCCATTGTAGCACGTGTGTAGCCCAGGTCATAAGGGGCATGATGATTTGACGTCATCCCCACCTTCCTCCGGTTTGTCACCGGCAGTCACCTTAGAGTGCCCAACTGAATGCTGGCAACTAAGATCAAGGGTTGCGCTCGTTGCGGGACTTAACCCAACATCTCACGACACGAGCTGACGACAACCATGCACCACCTGTCATCCTGTCCCCGAAGGGGAACGCCCTATCTCTAGGGTTGTCAGGAGATGTCAAGACCTGGTAAGGTTCTTCGCGTTGCTTCGAATTAAACCACATGCTCCACCGCTTGTGCGGGCCCCCGTCAATTCCTTTGAGTTTCAGCCTTGCGGCCGTACTCCCCAGGCGGAGTGCTTAATGCGTTTGCTGCAGCACTAAAGGGCGGAAACCCTCTAACACTTAGCACTCATCGTTTACGGCGTGGACTACCAGGGTATCTAATCCTGTTTGCTCCCCACGCTTTCGCGCCTCAGCGTCAGTTACAGACCAAAGAGTCGCCTTCGCCACTGGTGTTCCTCCACATCTCTACGCATTTCACCGCTACACGTGGAATTCCACTCTTCTCTTCTGCACTCAAGTTCCCCAGTTTCCAATGACCCTCCCCGGTTGAGCCGGGGGCTTTCACATCAGACTTAAGGAACCGCCTGCGCGCGCTTTACGCCCAATAATTCCGGACAACGCTTGCCACCTACGTATTACCGCGGCTGCTGGCACGTAGTTAGCCGTGGCTTTCTGGTCAGGTACCGTCAAGGTACCGGCAGTTACTCCGGTACTTGTTCTTCCCTGACAACAGAGTTTTACGATCCGAAAACCTTCATCACTCACGCGGCGTTGCTCCGTCAGACTTTCGTCCATTGCGGAAGATTCCCTACTGCTGCCTCCCGTAGGAGTCTGGGCCGTGTCTCAGTCCCAGTGTGGCCGATCACCCTCTCAGGTCGGCTACGCATCGTGGCCTTGGTGAGCCGTTACCTCACCAACTAGCTAATGCGCCGCGGGCCCATCTGTAAGTGATAGCGAGATGCCATCTTTCAGCTTTTCCTCATGAGAGGAAAAGAATTATCCGGTATTAGCCCCGGTTTCCCGGAGTTATCCCAGTCTTACAGGCAGGTTGCCCACGTGTTACTCACCCGTCCGCCGCTGACTTCAGGGAGCAAGCTCCCATCTGTCCGCTCGACTTGCATGTATTAGGCACGCCGCCAGCGTTCGTCCTGAGCCAGGATCAAACTCTCCATATAAGAGTTGATTAAGCTCGAGTTGTCTTTTCGAAAAAGACTAATGTTTTAAACGTTGACGTTTTTGTTCGTTCAGTTTTCAAAGATCAATCCGCCGCTTAAGGCGACTTAATTAATATATCATTTCTGATATTCAATGTCAACAAGTTTTTTCTCATCGATTGATGTTGTTAATCTCTTGCTGACTTGAATAAGTATACCAGTCCTACTCTATTAATTGCAAGTGCTTTTTAATAGAAACTTAATCTTTTTTAAAAGTAAAGGAATTTAATAAAAAAATGACCGCGGTATGCAGTCATTTTAATACTTCATCAATAAATAACTGGCGGTTTTTCTCTAAATGAATTATATCGCCGGTTTCTATGAGTTTCACAAGTGGCCTCGTCGGTGATTTATCTTCTATAAAAAGAATCTCAGCAGTCTGGCCATCCGAAAGCTTCACCAGGCTTCCAATGGAAAAAGTCATGATTCCGGAGCCCAGCGCCTGGATGGATGGAATATCAAATTTGCCAAAGCTGTCCTGTATCAGCATTTCAAGCACTTTAAACGGAGATTGTTTCCTTCTGTAGAGCCTTTGGGAAGTCATGGCATGAAATGCATCCGCAACTGCAATGATTCGTCCAGCCTGATTAATTTTGCTGCCTTGTTCTCCAAACGGATAACCGCTGCCGTCCAGACGCTCATGATGCTGAATAATGCCGATCTTAGTGCTTTCTCTTAACAAAGAAATATTTTGGACCATTTTAAAGCTGAGGGTCGAATGCTTTTTAATTTCTTCAAATTCCTCGGAGTTTAATGTAGTGCTTTTGTGCAAAATGGATGGGTTTATTTTAGCCATGCCAGCATCAGCCAGGCACCCTCCCAGGGCAAGCTGCACAATTTCCCCCTTATTAAAATTCAGTTTTTTTCCTATAAATGCGCTGATCATTCCCACTGCCACTGAATGCTGGTATAAATAATCTTCATTTGTAGAAAGATGATGCAGCGAAAAGATAGTGGAGGGGTTTTTATCCATTTTTTCAATCAGTGGAATCATGATGTTTCTTATTTTGGCGATATCCACTGGAAGGCCTGATTGCCAGGATGTAAATTCCCTTTTGAAATGTTGTACGCCTTTCAGGAATGTATTAATATGACTTGATTCCACTTCCTCAACAGCTTCACCCATGTTTCCGGCAGAAGTCATTGACTTTCCGCTGACCATGGTAGTTTCAACTTCTGCTTCCTCAATCAGAAATATTTTCATGATATCCAGCAGTTCCTTCGTCAGCACTGTTTTTTGGCTGATAATAGGGCGATTCGTCAAACTGAAAACATCCTCCGATAAGATGCAGCCTTCTCTTAATTCCTGTATGGGTACACGCACTGTTTCCACACTCCAAATATGAGTCTTTTTTACTATTTTACATTATTTGGACAAAAAAAAGGAACACAAATCTGTGTTCCCTGAAATTTCTTGCTGTTATTCTTCGCTATTATCGCCAGTTACTTCTTCTTCTGGAAGTGAATCGGCATCTTCAAGAGGCTTTGTTAATTCTTCGTCATCTTTTTCCTCTTCTTTTTCAACTCTTGCTACAGTCGAAACAGCTTCGCCTGCTTCTTCATTTATGCGGATGAGTCTGACACCCTGCGTGTTTCTTCCCATGGTGGAAATATCACTGACTGCCATACGGATCAGGACGCCGCCTGTTGTAATAAGCATAACGTCTTCTTCACCTGTGACAGCTTTCATGGAAACAAGGCTTCCGTTTTTATCCGTGATGTTGCAGGTCTTGATTCCTTTACCGCCTCTGCCCTGAACACGGTATTCTTCGGCTGGGGTACGTTTTCCATAGCCGTTTTTGGTTACAATCAGGACTTGGCTGTCCTCCTCAAGAACTTCCATGCCAACAACTTCATCACCATTGCTTAAGTTAATTCCCTTAACACCAGTTGCCGTTCTTCCCATCGAACGGACATCTTCTTCAGGGAATCGGATCAGCATGCCATGGCTGGTTCCGATAATGATCTCTTTGCTGCCATCAGTCATACGCACTGATATTAATTCATCATCTTCACGCAGATTTAATGCAATTAAGCCATTATTGCGGATATTGGCAAAGGATGATAATGGTGAACGCTTGGAAATTCCCTGTTTAGTGGTAAAGAACAGGAACCAGTCATCGGCAAATTCTTCAACAGGAATTATTGCATTTACCCATTCATCTTTGTCCACTCCAAGAAGGTTAATGATTGGTATCCCCTTCGCAGTACGGTTGAATTCAGGTATTTCATATCCTTTAGCGCGATAAACCTTTCCTTTGTTCGTAAAGAAAAGAATTGTATCGTGTGTGGATGTGGTAATGAGGTGTTCCACAAAATCGTCCTCATTGGTTCCCATTCCCTGGATTCCCCGCCCTCCGCGTTTTTGGGCGCGGTAAGTCGAGACCGGAAGACGCTTGATGTATCCCTTATGAGTTAGTGTCAGAACAATATTCTCACGTGGGATCAAATCTTCGTCTTCAATGTTTTCGATGCCGCCTGCGACTATTTCAGTCCGGCGTTTATCGTTGAATCTTTCCTTGATCTCCGTTAATTCTTCACGGATGATTTCCAGTACTTTTTCTTCATCAGCCAAAATAGCTTTTAATTCTGCAATAAGGGCCACAAGGTTTGCATATTCTTCTTCAATCTTTTCACGCTCCAAGCCTGTCAGACGCTGCAAACGCATGTCCAGGATAGCCTGAGCCTGTTTTTCGGAAAGATTGAATTTGGTCATTAAGCCTTCTCGTGCAATATCCGTTGTCTGTGAGCTGCGGATCAGACTAATTACCTCATCAAGATGATCAAGGGCGATCCTTAAGCCTTCTAAAATATGTGCGCGGGCTTGTGCTTTTCTTAATTCAAATTGTGTCCGCCGGCGTATAACAACCTTTTGATGTTCTAAATAATACTCAAGACACTGTTTTAAATTCAGAACCTTAGGCTGTCCATCCACCAATGCCAGAAGATTAATTCCAAAGCTTGTCTGGAGGGCAGTTTGTTTATAGAGATTATTTAATAATACACTTGCATTTGCGTCTCTTCTGACTTCAATGACAATTCGCATTCCATTACGGTCAGATTCATCACGCAGGTCGGTGATCCCATCAATTTTCTTATCTCTGACAAGTTCCGCAATTTTTTCAATCAGCTTTGCTTTGTTAACCTGATATGGAATTTCATGTACGAGAATGGTCTCTTTGCCATTAGCTTTTTCTTCAATCTCTACTTTAGCACGTAAAGTAATTGAACCGCGGCCGGTTTCATAGGCTTTGCGGATTCCGGTTCTTCCTAAAATCATTCCGGCAGTCGGAAAGTCCGGCCCAGGGATAATATCCATTAGTTCCGGAATAGTCATTTCAGGGTCTTTGCTTATGGCCAGAACCCCATCAATTACTTCACCAAGCTGGTGGGGAGGAATATTAGTGGCCATCCCGACAGCGATTCCTGATGTTCCATTGACCAGTAAATTAGGGAAACGTGCAGGCAATACAACTGGCTCCCTTTCTTCCCCATCGTAGTTATCCTGATAATCAATTGTGTCTTTATTGATATCCCGTAAAAGCTCCATTGATATTTTGGACATACGTGCTTCTGTATAACGCATGGCAGCTGCTGAGTCGCCATCCACTGAACCGAAGTTGCCGTGTCCATCAACCAGCATGTATCGATAGTTAAAGTCCTGTGCCATACGAACCATTGTTTCATAAACAGCAGAGTCTCCGTGCGGATGATACTTACCAATGACATCTCCGACGATACGTGCTGATTTTTTATAAGGCTTATCTGAATGCATGCCGAGATCGTGCATCGCATAAAGAATCCGGCGGTGCACCGGCTTTAAGCCATCACGCACATCCGGAAGGGCACGTGAAACAATTACACTCATGGCATAGTCCAGGAATGATGAACGCATTTCCTGGCTAATGTTAATTTCTTTTATTTGGGACCTTGGCGTATCAGCCATATAAAGAACCTCCCTTTTTAAGGGACTTGGAATTTACCCATAGCCTCTTAATTTGTCAAACATTTATTAAAATATAGTCCGTTGATCTCCGCTCCAGGATGCTCGCTTTCCGCGGGGCGGGCGCTGAGCCTCCTCGGCGCTTCTCGCCTGCGGGGTCTCACCTGTCCCGCTCCTCCCGCTGGAGTCTCGCACCTTCCACTCCAATCAACTCAGCAAATAAGATGCGAAAAGCAACAAACCCTGTAAAAACAGTTTTTATGTAAAAGCAGGATAGTCATCCTATCCTGGCTTTTGATCATATATCTAGGTTTTTTACATATTGGGCGTTTTCTTCAATGAAGTTTCGGCGTGGTTCCACTTTATCGCCCATTAATATTTCAAACGTTTCATCTGCTTCAATGGCATCTTCAAGGCTCACCTGCAGCAGTGTTCGTGTTTCGGGATTCATCGTTGTCTCCCACAGCTGGCCTGGATTCATCTCGCCAAGACCCTTATAGCGCTGAACATTCGGCTTAGGCTGGCTGGACATGGTGCTCATGACTTCTTCAAGCTGGCGTTCGTTATAGGCATATTCAATCTTCTTGCCCTGCTGTACTTTATACAATGGCGGCTGCGCAATGTAAATATAGCCCGCTTCTAAAATTTGTCTCATATAACGGTAGAAGAAGGTTAATAATAATGTTCTGATATGGGCTCCATCCACATCGGCATCTGTCATGATCACAATCTTATGATATCTGGCTTTTGCAATATCAAAGTCTTCGCCAATACCTGTACCGGCTGCAGTAATCATAGCCCGCACTTCATTGTTGGAAAGAATTCGATCCAGACGGGCCTTTTCAACGTTAAGTATTTTCCCTCTTAACGGCAGGATTGCCTGGAAGTGACGGTCGCGTCCCTGTTTGGCTGAGCCTCCGGCAGAGTCACCCTCAACGATGTAAAGTTCCGATATGGAAGCATCTTTAGATGAGCAGTCAGCCAGTTTCCCCGGCAGGCTTGATACTTCCAAAGCACTCTTTCTTCTGGTCAGTTCCCGGGCTTTCTTAGCTGCCAGTCTGGCACGTGCAGCCATTAATCCCTTTTCGACAACTTTCTTGGCTACCGACGGATTTTCCAGCAGGAACTTCTCAAGAGCTTCCGCAAAAATCGTATCAGTTGCAGTTCGCACTTCTGAATTGCCAAGCTTCGTTTTAGTCTGTCCTTCAAACTGAGGGTCTGGATGCTTTATAGATACAATCGCCGTTATACCTTCACGGACGTCTTCGCCAGAAAGGTTAGCATCATTATCTTTGAATAAACCGCTTTTTCTGGCGTAATCATTAATAACTCTTGTTAGAGCGGTTTTAAACCCTGATTCATGTGTTCCGCCTTCATACGTATTAATGTTATTGGCAAAAGAATAAATATTGCTTGTGTAGCCATCATTATACTGAATGGAGACTTCAACTGTAATGCCTTCACGTTCTCCCTCAATATAAATTGGTTCTTCATGGAGAACTTCTTTCGTTCTATTCAAATGTTCAACGTACGATTTAATGCCGCCCTCGTACATGTATTCATTTTTCTTATTTTCCTCACGTTTATCTTCAATCGTAATGGTTAATCCTCTATTCAGGAAAGCCAGCTCACGAATACGGTTTGCAAGGGTTTCATAATCATATTCAAGCGTTTCAGTGAAGATTTCACTGTCCGGCTTAAAGTGGATAGTAGTTCCTGTGTGATCGGTTTCCCCAATCACTTCAAGATCAGCACTTGGAACGCCGCGCTCAAATTTCTGATAATGTTTCTTGCCGTCACGATGAACAAATACTTCAAGTACTGTTGATAGCGCATTAACTACTGAAGCACCAACACCATGCAGACCTCCGGAAACCTTGTATCCGCCGCCTCCGAATTTACCGCCTGCATGAAGAACCGTCATAATGACTTCGACTGCCGGTCGCCCCATTTTTTCATGGATTCCGACTGGGATCCCACGTCCGTTATCCACTACCGTAATACTATTATCCTTTTCGATAATCACATTGATTTCAGAACAATAGCCTGCCAGTGCTTCATCTATACTATTATCGACTATTTCCCAAACAAGATGGTGAAGCCCTTTGGCACTTGTTGAACCGATATACATTCCCGGACGCTTCCGAACCGCTTCCAGACCTTCCAGTACCTGTATCTGATTCTCATCATAGGATTGTTCCTGCACTGCCTTTTGCTCCATTGCCACATCGGTCACCTGCACTTTCTATTTCACTAATCTATAAAAAAGCCTGGCATTTGAAATGAGCCAAACTATAATTTTCACTGACTTGCCTCTTTCCGTAATGGATCGGCAGGTCTTTAAAATTCATGAACACTTAGTTTATGGGATCGTTTTTTTAACGTGCCTGAGGATAGCGGAGAAAAATAGATCTTTTCTGTTGTGACGACCACAGATTTATAGGAACCCTTCGCGAGGTTCACAACTGGTTCCTCCCGGCTCTCCTTATGCTCTTTTGCATACTCGGAAGCAAGGACTGTTTCTTTATCAATAATAGCGACAATATCCCTTGCCCGGACCAGCACATCTTCACCTATATGGATGTACATGAGATCACCTCACTGAATCTTCTTGATTCTCCCTGATTCCACATTGAACGCTGCTGCTTCTTTAAGTGTCTGATGGTCTATTCCATCAACGCTTGTAGTAGTGACAAACGTCTGTACTTTTCCTTGGATGGTATTCAATAAATGGGACTGGCGATAATCGTCCAATTCCGAGAGGACGTCATCAAGCAGCAGAATGGGATATTCCCCAATCTCAGAATGGATCAGTTCAATTTCAGCAAGCTTGACCGATAGAGCCGTAGTTCTTTGCTGGCCCTGTGAACCGAATGTCTGCACATCGCGCCCATTCACATGAAAAATCAGGTCATCGCGATGCGGCCCAAACATAGTGACGCCGCGGTCTATTTCCCTGTTCTTCACTTTTTCGAATTTATCCTGGTACACTTTAACCATTTTCGACAAATCTTGTTCTTCTGATACCTCAGCAGAAGGCTTGTACTCAATTTTCAAGGTCTCAAGCCCTCTTGAAATTCCTTCATGGATCGGCTGTGCCCAATTCTCGAGGAGTCGGAGGAACTCATAGCGCTTTGAAACAATCTTTGCAGCCATTTCTATGAATTGCTCAGTTAAAATCTCAAGCATGGTATGGTCGGTCTGCTTTTTGATCTGGAGCATCTTCAAATAGTGGTTGCGCTGCTGGAGGATTTTCTGATACTGGCTGATATCGTGCAAATAGACAGGCGAAACCTGCCCAATCTCCATATCAATAAAGCGACGCCTTACTTGAGGGCTCCCTTTCACAAGATGGAGATCTTCAGGCGCGAACATCACAACATTCATATTGCCGACATACTGGCTTAATTTCTGCTGCTCTATATGATTGCATTTGGCTTTTTTGCCTTTTTTGCTGATAACTAATTGCATGGGCAGGGATCCTTGCCTTTTTTGAACCCTTCCCTCTATTTTAGCATATTCCTGATCCCAGCGAATAAGATCTTTGTCATTTGATGTCCGATGTGACTTTGCCATTGCCAGCACATAAATCGATTCCATGACATTTGTCTTTCCCTGGGCATTCTCTCCCAAAATTACATTCACTTTATTTTCAAAATTGACTTCAAGTTCTTCGTAATTCCGGTAATTCCTTAACAGCAACTGCTCTATATGCATAGACGCTACATCCTTTAAAATATTAACGCTAAAAACGGCGTTTAGACGATCGTAAATTCACCGACATCCGGAATTTCGATTTTATCTCCGGTTCTTAGCTTTCTTCCCCGTCTTTGATCCTGCTCGCCGTTGACGAAGACATCGTATTCACTCAGGAACCATTTGGCCATTCCGCCTGTTTGAATCACATCTGAGGCTTTTAAAAATTGGCCCAGCGTAATATATTCTGTATCAATTTGAATTTCCGTCATATTTTCACTCTTTCCCATTGTCCGACTTCCAGTGCTGCAGTTTTTTCTGCACTTTGGCAAAACAATTTCAGAATGGTATCTAATATTCTATTTTACTAAATAAATCTCAGATACACAAAGAAAAGTCGTCTGCAGCCCGTTATTTTCATTATTCCCTTGGTATTGGCCAATATTCTGGCGGTAAAAAAGTAAGCCGCCGGCACAGCCGGCAGCTTTTTCTTAATATGTTCTAACTGGCAGAATCAATTGGAGTATTGATTCATCGTTTAACGGTTTGATGATGAATGGTCTCATGGCGCCGGTGAAGCTGATGGTAATTTCAGAGCCTTCGAGTGCTTTTAGGGCATCCATCATGAATTTCGCGCTGAAGGAGATTTTTAGTTCTTCGCCTTCTATGGATTTGCTCTGCACTTCTTCGACTACTTTTCCGACTTCAGGAGTGTTGGATGAAATTTCAATAAAACCTCCATCGATTGTAGAAAGCTTGACCACATTGTTACGGCCTTCTTTCGCAAGTAAAGAGGCACGGTCAATAGCCTGCAGGAATTCTTTTGTATTGACGACCACATCTGTTTTGCTGTCTGAAGGGATCAGTCTGGATGTATCCGGATAATTCCCTTCAAGCAGCCTTGAGAAGAACAGAAGATGCTCGGCTTTAAAGAGAACCTGGTTTTCCGTAATAACGATATCGATTAAATCATTGTTGTCATCTAGAATTTTGCTTAATTCACTTAAGCTTTTTCCTGGAATAACCACATTGTAGGTTTCGCTGGCCGTTGTTTCGATCTGCGCTTTTCGCAAAGCCAATCTGTGGCTATCTGTTGCAATACAGGTTAATGTGCCGTTCTCCACCTTCCAGTTTACACCTGTCAAGATAGGGCGTGTTTCTGAGGTGGACACTGCGAAAACGGTTTGGCGAACCATTGCTTTTAATAGGTCCGTAGGAATTTTAAACATTTTTTCTTCTTCAATTTGAGGCAGGTGCGGATATTCCTCAGCATCCAGGCCATTAAGATTGAATTCAGATTTACCTGAGCGGATGACTGTCTGC includes the following:
- the remB gene encoding extracellular matrix regulator RemB — translated: MYIHIGEDVLVRARDIVAIIDKETVLASEYAKEHKESREEPVVNLAKGSYKSVVVTTEKIYFSPLSSGTLKKRSHKLSVHEF
- the gyrB gene encoding DNA topoisomerase (ATP-hydrolyzing) subunit B, whose protein sequence is MEQKAVQEQSYDENQIQVLEGLEAVRKRPGMYIGSTSAKGLHHLVWEIVDNSIDEALAGYCSEINVIIEKDNSITVVDNGRGIPVGIHEKMGRPAVEVIMTVLHAGGKFGGGGYKVSGGLHGVGASVVNALSTVLEVFVHRDGKKHYQKFERGVPSADLEVIGETDHTGTTIHFKPDSEIFTETLEYDYETLANRIRELAFLNRGLTITIEDKREENKKNEYMYEGGIKSYVEHLNRTKEVLHEEPIYIEGEREGITVEVSIQYNDGYTSNIYSFANNINTYEGGTHESGFKTALTRVINDYARKSGLFKDNDANLSGEDVREGITAIVSIKHPDPQFEGQTKTKLGNSEVRTATDTIFAEALEKFLLENPSVAKKVVEKGLMAARARLAAKKARELTRRKSALEVSSLPGKLADCSSKDASISELYIVEGDSAGGSAKQGRDRHFQAILPLRGKILNVEKARLDRILSNNEVRAMITAAGTGIGEDFDIAKARYHKIVIMTDADVDGAHIRTLLLTFFYRYMRQILEAGYIYIAQPPLYKVQQGKKIEYAYNERQLEEVMSTMSSQPKPNVQRYKGLGEMNPGQLWETTMNPETRTLLQVSLEDAIEADETFEILMGDKVEPRRNFIEENAQYVKNLDI
- the dnaN gene encoding DNA polymerase III subunit beta — encoded protein: MRFIIQRDQLVQSVQDVMKAVTSRTTIPILTGIKIVASEEGVTLTGSDSDISIESFIPKEEDGKEIVEIKQPGAIVLQAKFFSEIVKKLPTDSVEISVENHLQTVIRSGKSEFNLNGLDAEEYPHLPQIEEEKMFKIPTDLLKAMVRQTVFAVSTSETRPILTGVNWKVENGTLTCIATDSHRLALRKAQIETTASETYNVVIPGKSLSELSKILDDNNDLIDIVITENQVLFKAEHLLFFSRLLEGNYPDTSRLIPSDSKTDVVVNTKEFLQAIDRASLLAKEGRNNVVKLSTIDGGFIEISSNTPEVGKVVEEVQSKSIEGEELKISFSAKFMMDALKALEGSEITISFTGAMRPFIIKPLNDESILQLILPVRTY
- a CDS encoding HD-GYP domain-containing protein produces the protein MRVPIQELREGCILSEDVFSLTNRPIISQKTVLTKELLDIMKIFLIEEAEVETTMVSGKSMTSAGNMGEAVEEVESSHINTFLKGVQHFKREFTSWQSGLPVDIAKIRNIMIPLIEKMDKNPSTIFSLHHLSTNEDYLYQHSVAVGMISAFIGKKLNFNKGEIVQLALGGCLADAGMAKINPSILHKSTTLNSEEFEEIKKHSTLSFKMVQNISLLRESTKIGIIQHHERLDGSGYPFGEQGSKINQAGRIIAVADAFHAMTSQRLYRRKQSPFKVLEMLIQDSFGKFDIPSIQALGSGIMTFSIGSLVKLSDGQTAEILFIEDKSPTRPLVKLIETGDIIHLEKNRQLFIDEVLK
- the gyrA gene encoding DNA gyrase subunit A; its protein translation is MADTPRSQIKEINISQEMRSSFLDYAMSVIVSRALPDVRDGLKPVHRRILYAMHDLGMHSDKPYKKSARIVGDVIGKYHPHGDSAVYETMVRMAQDFNYRYMLVDGHGNFGSVDGDSAAAMRYTEARMSKISMELLRDINKDTIDYQDNYDGEEREPVVLPARFPNLLVNGTSGIAVGMATNIPPHQLGEVIDGVLAISKDPEMTIPELMDIIPGPDFPTAGMILGRTGIRKAYETGRGSITLRAKVEIEEKANGKETILVHEIPYQVNKAKLIEKIAELVRDKKIDGITDLRDESDRNGMRIVIEVRRDANASVLLNNLYKQTALQTSFGINLLALVDGQPKVLNLKQCLEYYLEHQKVVIRRRTQFELRKAQARAHILEGLRIALDHLDEVISLIRSSQTTDIAREGLMTKFNLSEKQAQAILDMRLQRLTGLEREKIEEEYANLVALIAELKAILADEEKVLEIIREELTEIKERFNDKRRTEIVAGGIENIEDEDLIPRENIVLTLTHKGYIKRLPVSTYRAQKRGGRGIQGMGTNEDDFVEHLITTSTHDTILFFTNKGKVYRAKGYEIPEFNRTAKGIPIINLLGVDKDEWVNAIIPVEEFADDWFLFFTTKQGISKRSPLSSFANIRNNGLIALNLREDDELISVRMTDGSKEIIIGTSHGMLIRFPEEDVRSMGRTATGVKGINLSNGDEVVGMEVLEEDSQVLIVTKNGYGKRTPAEEYRVQGRGGKGIKTCNITDKNGSLVSMKAVTGEEDVMLITTGGVLIRMAVSDISTMGRNTQGVRLIRINEEAGEAVSTVARVEKEEEKDDEELTKPLEDADSLPEEEVTGDNSEE
- the recF gene encoding DNA replication/repair protein RecF (All proteins in this family for which functions are known are DNA-binding proteins that assist the filamentation of RecA onto DNA for the initiation of recombination or recombinational repair.), translated to MHIEQLLLRNYRNYEELEVNFENKVNVILGENAQGKTNVMESIYVLAMAKSHRTSNDKDLIRWDQEYAKIEGRVQKRQGSLPMQLVISKKGKKAKCNHIEQQKLSQYVGNMNVVMFAPEDLHLVKGSPQVRRRFIDMEIGQVSPVYLHDISQYQKILQQRNHYLKMLQIKKQTDHTMLEILTEQFIEMAAKIVSKRYEFLRLLENWAQPIHEGISRGLETLKIEYKPSAEVSEEQDLSKMVKVYQDKFEKVKNREIDRGVTMFGPHRDDLIFHVNGRDVQTFGSQGQQRTTALSVKLAEIELIHSEIGEYPILLLDDVLSELDDYRQSHLLNTIQGKVQTFVTTTSVDGIDHQTLKEAAAFNVESGRIKKIQ
- the yaaA gene encoding S4 domain-containing protein YaaA encodes the protein MGKSENMTEIQIDTEYITLGQFLKASDVIQTGGMAKWFLSEYDVFVNGEQDQRRGRKLRTGDKIEIPDVGEFTIV